Part of the Candidatus Thiothrix putei genome, CCAGATAACGCACAATCCAGTGCGGGGTAAATAACTGCGTCGCCGCCGGAATATTTTCCGCCGTAATCTTCTTATTGTTTTTCAGCCCCTCAAACACCTCATCTTTCTTTTCCGAGATGTAAAACTGATACAACCAGCCGATCACCTCCACACTCTCGCAAGCCTCCGGGGTCATCGCCTCGCGGGTATACGCCAGAATCGAATTTTCCGACAGCAAATCATCCGGCATCAGCAATTCGCTGTAATCATCAATCCTGGCAAACAAATACGGCATCAGCCGGTGATAATCATTGCACACCGCCACCACCAGCAAACGGTACGCCTCGCCCTGCGGGTCACGGCTGGGTGCTGCCCCACTCAATAATGCCAGCACCTGTTCACGCAACTTGCCGTGCAATAACCCCTCATCAATATGCCCCGCCTTGGCTTCCGCCAGAATTTCCGGCTGAAACTGCCCATCGGCAGGCGACACCACGCGGATGCGGTTGTAAGCGTTGGCATCCATAAACCGCAGCGCACACAAGCGGTTAAACCACAGGTAAGCAACCTGTTCCACCACCTGCTTGTCGCTGCTGGCGGCAAGCTGCTGCTCCAGTTCGGCGACCGCCAGCGGGTTTTCACGCCGCGCCGCACTGTCATGAGCCAGCACCAGCTTCAGCTTGCTGCCGACTTGGGTGAGCAGGGTGCGGCGGGCGGATTGGGCAAATTTTTTGAGTTTGGTGGTTTCCATGCGAGCTTTTTCTACTAAAGAACTAGAGGGGAAGGATAACAGGAAATAGCACTCCGAACATTCCCCCCCCCATCCCCAACCCTTCCCCCGCAAGGGGTGAAGGGAGCAAGAGGGGGCAGTCTGTCGGTGAATATTGCTTAGCCGGGTGAGGTTACTGACACTGGTTGGATGGAAAAACAAAATAACAAGATTCATCGTGATCTTGCCCGCAACCTGCGCAAGAACATGACAACACCCGAACAACAATTGTGGGAAGCTTTGAGGAAACGCCAACTCGACGGCTACCGTTTTCGCCGTCAAACACCATTGGGGCGTTACATCGCTGATTTTGTTTGCCTGGAAGCCCGGTTAGTGATTGAACTCGATGGCAATCATCATAACGACCAACAAGATTATGACCGTGAACGCGACAACTGGATGCAGCAACAAAATTTCCAAGTATTACGCTTTTGGAATCACGAAATCCTGAATGATCAGCAAGCCGTTTTACAACAAATTCGGCACGCCTTACACCGATAGGTGAAACCCCTCTTGCCCCCTTCACCCCTTGCGGGGGAAGGGCGGGGGATGGGGGGAACGTTCGGAGTGGGAAGGTAAATTCAATTACAACTGGTTAGGCTAATTTTATATGATAGCCATCTTGCAACAGGAAATACCGAATGAACGCTACTACACACATCAACATCGAAGTGGATAAGCAGACAGATGATGAACTGCAATTAGCCAAACGCCAGAAACAAATCTGGCGGGATAGTGGCTTTATCGGTGGTTTTAGCGGCCCAGAAGATTTGTCTGCCCGCTACAAACAATATCACTCCGAACGTTCCCCCCATCCCCAACCCCTTCCCCCGCAAGGGGTGAAGGGGCTAAGAAGTTAAGAAGTGCATTATACCGATAGGTGAAACCCCTCTTGCCCCCTTCACCCCTTGCGGGGGAAGGGCGGGGGATGGGGGGGGAACGTTCGGAGTGGTGCAGATTCAGTTACAACTGAACACGCTTCCCCGCCCGAACCAGCTTCAGCAATTCCCGCCGATAATGTTCAAGATAATCGTCGACCTCAGCCTCTGTCGACAACCAAGGCTGCGGGTAAGGCACACGGATGCTGCGGACAGCGACGGATTCGATGGCCGGTTCAGGTTCATTAACCACGGGTTTGGCAGGCGTAACACCTGATTTACCTGTCGGTTCCAGTTTGGGGCGCGACCACAACATCAGCTTCTGGATCAGCCCCGCATAAGTTTCATCCTCAAAGCGGCGTTGAATATCACGGATTACGGCAATCAACACTTGCTGCCCAATGTGCTGGCGGACTGTCTCGAAAGGCTGTAACAGCTCCTGCCGCCGCCCGCTATCCAGCGCATTGAATTGTTCAAACCCAAGCAGTTTTTGCTGCAAGGCTTCAATACCCGCCAACGCCTGTTGTTCCTCGTGCTGCCGCGCCTGAGCCAATTGTTGCTGCAACTCAGCCAGTTGCGCCTTGATACCCTGAATTTTATTGCTCTTGTAAACTTCAGGGTCAAGCAGGGCGGAATCCAGCAGTTCCGGCAAGTTACTTCCGGCATAGCTCAGGTTGGCTTTTTGCTCATCCAGAAATTGCCGTGCTTCCAGATAACTCGCTTTGTGCGCCCCCTTCATGAAACCCGTCAGCGGGTCGATGAGCTTTTCCTTGCGCTCAAACCAGATCGCTTCCTGATTCACCAGCTCACCAATGAACCAGGTATAGGGCTTGTCTTGCAGCGCCTTGAGTTCCTTGACCACTGATTCCAGCATCCGCAGGAACGGGAAACGGTTGCTCTGTGCCTGCAATTCCCGTAACGTTTCCAGCAATTCCCCGAAAGCACGTTGCACGTCCTGCGCCAGTGCCTTGGCTTCTGCCGCCGAGGTCATGCGCTCAAAAAAGTCGTTGTAGAATTCCTTCACGGCGCGTAATTGCGACTGGCTGAATTCCACCTGCGGGTCGAGGATCAGTTTGTCATGGGTAGCGGTATTGCGTAACGCCCGCGCCAGTTCCGCCTCATCCAGCAGATTGGTCGATTCGCGTACTTCCACCTTGCCACGGGCGCACAAGTAGGCCAGCGTACACAGCACCGCTGCAAACGACCAGCCGTAGGGCTTGCGTTCGAATCTGTCCAGCAGGGACTTGGCAGTGGTGCGCACTCCGCCCCGATGGTTGCCCTGAATAAACGACAGTACTTCCTGCTGGGCTTCCGGCAACGCGGCCTCATCACCCAACAAACCCTGCCCGCTACCTTGGCGGAGAATATCGGCAAGGTTGTTCTCGCTGTACTGCACCCCACGCAACATCCTGAGATTGGGGTAAGTGCGTTTGACCAACGCCTGAAAAGCGCGGATGGTTTTGTTCTGACCGTCTTCGCCGCTTAACTCGATTTCATGCCCTGCCACGAAAAACTTGGCGCTGCCCATCAGCTTGTTCACCAGCACCTTAAGCTGGTTGAGACGCTCCCCGTTCTGGCGGTTTTTCTCATCCAGAATGCGCTTGATGCTGTCCTGCTGGGTGGCGCGGGTTTCGTGGGCGACGTATTTTTCGGTTTGCTTGTACATCAGCAAATCACGCACCAGCCGCTCGCTGGCAGGCAACAGGATCACCAGCTCGTCCTTGTAGATACTGTCAACCCGGTGTTTTTCTTCTGCGCCAGCGT contains:
- a CDS encoding endonuclease domain-containing protein; translation: MEKQNNKIHRDLARNLRKNMTTPEQQLWEALRKRQLDGYRFRRQTPLGRYIADFVCLEARLVIELDGNHHNDQQDYDRERDNWMQQQNFQVLRFWNHEILNDQQAVLQQIRHALHR